TACTTACAGCATGGACTCTAAAAACATACGGCCTGCTAACCTCTCCCATCCCCAGGATCTTTACCCCATCCCACTTTCCTTTAACCAATCCAAGCTTCCTAAGTAAAGTTTCATCAATCGTATTTTCTTCAATTCCCGCAATCGCTGAAAGATTAACAGGAGCATAAAAAACATGAAACCGCTTATTATTAAATCCTCTTTTAGGAATCCTTCGGATCAGGGGCATTTGTCCACCCTCAAAACCGATACGGATGGATCCCCCAGAACGTGCTTTCTGCCCCTTATGCCCTCTTCCGCTCGTCTTTCCATGCCCAGAACTCTCCCCACATCCCACTCTTTTCTTCCGTTTCTTAGCTCCAATGGCCGGTTTAACATCGTGTAGCATCATAATGCAATCCCTATCAATTTTTTATTCCGTAAAAGGTTGAGAGGAAAGATGGATTTCTTTACCTCTTTTATGCAAGACCTCATCTCTGGATTTTAACTGTAACAAAGCCTTAAATGTAGCTTTCGCAACATTATAAGGGTTTTTTGACCCTAACGACTTGGTTAAAACATCTTTAATACCCGCAGCCTCTAGTATAGATCGGACAGTTACCCCCGCTATAACTCCTGTACCAGGGGAAGCAGGTTTCAATAAAACTTTTCCTCCACTAAATTCACCAATGACTTCGTGAGGAATGGTATCGCCATTTCTAACAATCTGTTGCATTTTCTGCCTTGCACTTTCGGTTGCCTTTTTTACAGCGTCAGTCACTTCATTGGCTTTCCCAAAACCTATTCCGATCCGTCCAGCACGATCTCCG
The DNA window shown above is from Methylacidiphilum caldifontis and carries:
- the rplO gene encoding 50S ribosomal protein L15, whose protein sequence is MMLHDVKPAIGAKKRKKRVGCGESSGHGKTSGRGHKGQKARSGGSIRIGFEGGQMPLIRRIPKRGFNNKRFHVFYAPVNLSAIAGIEENTIDETLLRKLGLVKGKWDGVKILGMGEVSRPYVFRVHAVSTTAKEKIEKAGGQIELIKSHS
- the rpsE gene encoding 30S ribosomal protein S5 → MNPKDVNLSATILEEKQSLDQKEEEQILEPKGPRKKVRRQFEKRDFKQEESYHEELMDRVIHVNRCAKVVKGGRRYSFGALVVVGDRAGRIGIGFGKANEVTDAVKKATESARQKMQQIVRNGDTIPHEVIGEFSGGKVLLKPASPGTGVIAGVTVRSILEAAGIKDVLTKSLGSKNPYNVAKATFKALLQLKSRDEVLHKRGKEIHLSSQPFTE